The Coffea eugenioides isolate CCC68of chromosome 8, Ceug_1.0, whole genome shotgun sequence genome has a segment encoding these proteins:
- the LOC113781427 gene encoding F-box protein At4g00755-like isoform X1 has product MSTVTRAIEISNIVEPVESRTNEPIEWACLKRDHKVYAFLAQGIASFPRKECLSEALGASSTDNYPDESIQNTPEPSDRIGQRPSYWSSKGEIDSAVPETLTYKLMAKLCVITEIHIQPFQVWFPHISSKGCKIFDGGFVLLVWKHKWREKCLQLHKNLVMKYCWSRFSITN; this is encoded by the exons ATGTCCACTGTTACTCGTGCTATTGAAATTAGTAACATTGTAGAACCTGTGGAATCCAGGACCaatgagcctattgaatgggcATGTCTGAAACGGGACCATAAAGTATATGCATTTTTGGCTCAAGGTATTGCCTCCTTCCCAAGAAAAGAATGCTTGTCTGAGGCACTTGGTGCTTCAAGCACTGACAATTACCCAGATGAAAGCATTCAGAATACCCCGGAACCAAGTGACAGGATTGGTCAGAGACCTTCTTACTGGTCGAGCAAGGGTGAAATTGATTCTGCAGTCCCTGAGACATTAACGTATAAATTGATGGCCAAACTCTGTGTGATTACTGAAATCCATATTCAACCATTTCAAG TTTGGTTCCCCCATATATCCAGCAAAGGCTGTAAGATTTTTGATGGGGGATTTGTATTGCTGGTATGGAAGCACAAATGGAGGGAGAAGTGTCTTCAGCTGCACAAGAATCTTGTCATGAAATATTGCTGGTCCAGATTCAGTATTACTAATTAA
- the LOC113781427 gene encoding F-box protein At4g00755-like isoform X2 → MSTVTRAIEISNIVEPVESRTNEPIEWACLKRDHKVYAFLAQGIASFPRKECLSEALGASSTDNYPDESIQNTPEPSDRIGQRPSYWSSKGEIDSAVPETLTYKLMAKLCVITEIHIQPFQVYFQFGSPIYPAKAVRFLMGDLYCWYGSTNGGRSVFSCTRILS, encoded by the exons ATGTCCACTGTTACTCGTGCTATTGAAATTAGTAACATTGTAGAACCTGTGGAATCCAGGACCaatgagcctattgaatgggcATGTCTGAAACGGGACCATAAAGTATATGCATTTTTGGCTCAAGGTATTGCCTCCTTCCCAAGAAAAGAATGCTTGTCTGAGGCACTTGGTGCTTCAAGCACTGACAATTACCCAGATGAAAGCATTCAGAATACCCCGGAACCAAGTGACAGGATTGGTCAGAGACCTTCTTACTGGTCGAGCAAGGGTGAAATTGATTCTGCAGTCCCTGAGACATTAACGTATAAATTGATGGCCAAACTCTGTGTGATTACTGAAATCCATATTCAACCATTTCAAG TGTACTTTCAGTTTGGTTCCCCCATATATCCAGCAAAGGCTGTAAGATTTTTGATGGGGGATTTGTATTGCTGGTATGGAAGCACAAATGGAGGGAGAAGTGTCTTCAGCTGCACAAGAATCTTGTCATGA
- the LOC113779998 gene encoding F-box protein CPR1-like — MDLPQEMMMEILIRLPVKSLLKIRCVCKAWCGLIKSPSFIDMHLRRSGNNKYVMLKRYIEHENQTMISFHSNNDEAEKSLSLCLRSPIEVTWFYHRNLEAAHLIGPCNGIVCITDGMDIYLCNPATRELRKLPPSPFGCPEYYRPITDGVGIGFDPSTNDYKVVRILYWDAIEYRPDHQYQAELYSLNTNSWRELRDVILPFYHLFARCNLLFQGRFHWRAWHALAQPCDTDCILSFDMRAEVFDVIHYPPSCVGDLGLVENKEPSFVSLNDSLALILCTSLPEEHPAPPQIIDIWVMMEYGVEESWTKKFSLGPFTIGIRRPLCLWKDDKQLLLESRSGQLISCSLLPDELEATEIKEHDIFESSTLLEGRIYAESLVSLNPIYMEEAIIE; from the coding sequence ATGGACCTGCCCCAGGAAATGATGATGGAGATCCTAATAAGATTGCCCGTCAAATCCCTGTTGAAAATCAGATGTGTTTGTAAAGCTTGGTGTGGTTTGATCAAAAGCCCCTCCTTCATTGATATGCATCTGAGGCGTTCCGGGAATAATAAATATGTCATGCTCAAGCGCTACATCGAGCACGAGAACCAAACCATGATATCCTTCCATTCCAACAATGATGAAGCAGAAAAATCTCTATCTCTATGTCTTCGTTCACCCATAGAGGTTACTTGGTTTTACCATCGCAATCTTGAAGCtgcccacttgattggtccatGCAATGGCATCGTTTGCATTACCGATGGCATGGACATATATCTCTGTAATCCTGCCACTCGTGAACTAAGGAAACTTCCTCCCAGCCCCTTTGGATGCCCTGAATATTATCGTCCTATCACAGATGGTGTAGGAATCGGATTTGATCCATCCACCAATGATTACAAGGTTGTTAGGATTCTGTATTGGGATGCTATAGAGTATAGGCCTGACCATCAATACCAAGCTGAACTATACTCTCTCAACACAAATTCTTGGAGAGAATTAAGAGATGTGATCTTGCCCTTCTATCATTTATTTGCCCGATGCAACCTGTTATTTCAGGGGCGCTTCCACTGGCGTGCCTGGCATGCCTTGGCTCAACCCTGCGACACTGACTGTATCCTTTCTTTTGATATGAGGGCCGAGGTGTTTGACGTGATCCACTACCCTCCTAGTTGTGTTGGAGATTTAGGTCTTGTTGAAAACAAAGAACCCAGTTTTGTTAGCTTAAATGATTCCTTGGCCTTGATTTTATGCACCTCCTTGCCGGAGGAGCACCCAGCCCCTCCACAGATCATTGATATATGGGTAATGATGGAGTACGGGGTCGAAGAGTCTTGGACGAAGAAATTCTCCCTGGGGCCTTTTACAATTGGAATTCGTCGTCCGCTCTGCCTTTGGAAGGATGACAAGCAACTTCTTCTGGAGAGTAGATCCGGGCAGTTGATTTCATGCTCTCTCCTCCCGGATGAGCTGGAAGCAACAGAAATCAAGGAGCATGACATTTTCGAGTCTTCAACCTTGCTTGAAGGTCGAATTTATGCTGAAAGTCTAGTTTCACTCAACCCTATATATATGGAAGAGGCCATCATCGAATGA